A section of the Cloacibacillus sp. An23 genome encodes:
- the rplS gene encoding 50S ribosomal protein L19, giving the protein MQDPRIALVEKKYHKAEGSIPEFRPGDTVKVHVKVVEGNRSRIQVFEGVVIGRQHGGLRENFVVRKISNGVGVERIFPVHCPSIDKIEVTRKGRVRRAKLYYLRKLSGKAARIKERKDFDK; this is encoded by the coding sequence ATGCAGGATCCAAGAATTGCTCTGGTAGAGAAAAAATACCATAAGGCGGAAGGCTCCATCCCCGAGTTCCGCCCCGGCGACACGGTCAAAGTCCACGTCAAAGTCGTGGAAGGAAACCGCAGCCGTATACAGGTCTTCGAAGGCGTAGTCATCGGCCGCCAGCACGGCGGTCTCCGCGAAAACTTCGTCGTCCGCAAAATATCCAACGGCGTAGGCGTGGAAAGAATATTCCCCGTCCATTGCCCGAGCATCGACAAAATCGAAGTGACCCGCAAGGGCCGTGTCCGCCGCGCGAAGCTCTACTACCTCCGCAAACTCAGCGGAAAGGCCGCGCGCATCAAAGAGCGCAAAGACTTCGACAAATAA
- a CDS encoding alpha/beta hydrolase yields the protein MEVKKWSYEEFPEYTETPEGAVRVETTGDETGVRFVREVEYAAPDGVPLRLNILLPVTRNEPDKKHPCLVYVQGSAWKEQDLYMSVCAVDELVKKGCAVAIAQYRHTGQAPFPAQISDARNAVRYMRAHAEEYRVNPDEIFVGGDSSGGHTAVFCAIAEEGGDMDESLFPGVSAEVRGVLDYYGTVTLLMEDGFPTTTSHHTPKSPEGKLLGGVYVMEHPELAAKASAVTHITPDKKLPPVCIFHGTKDRTANVRQSVELYEKLRACGKEARLYLIAGAGHCGPEFWTPEVCALAWDFMQDCLKKSAAQDWRESR from the coding sequence ATGGAAGTCAAAAAATGGAGCTACGAAGAATTTCCTGAATACACGGAAACGCCTGAAGGGGCCGTCCGCGTCGAAACCACCGGGGACGAAACAGGCGTGCGCTTCGTCCGCGAAGTCGAATACGCCGCGCCGGACGGCGTGCCGCTGCGTCTCAACATACTGCTCCCCGTAACGCGGAACGAGCCGGACAAAAAACATCCCTGCCTCGTCTACGTGCAGGGCTCCGCGTGGAAAGAACAGGATTTATACATGTCCGTCTGTGCCGTGGACGAGCTCGTGAAAAAAGGCTGCGCGGTCGCGATAGCCCAATACCGCCACACGGGACAGGCCCCATTCCCCGCGCAGATAAGCGACGCGCGCAACGCCGTGCGCTACATGCGCGCCCACGCTGAAGAATACCGCGTAAACCCTGACGAAATATTCGTAGGCGGCGACTCCTCCGGCGGACACACCGCCGTCTTCTGCGCCATAGCTGAAGAGGGCGGCGACATGGACGAAAGCCTCTTCCCGGGCGTCTCGGCCGAAGTGCGCGGCGTGCTCGACTACTACGGCACGGTCACGCTCCTCATGGAAGACGGATTCCCGACGACCACGAGCCACCACACGCCCAAAAGCCCCGAAGGGAAACTCCTCGGCGGCGTGTACGTCATGGAACACCCGGAACTCGCCGCGAAAGCGAGCGCCGTCACCCACATAACGCCGGACAAAAAACTCCCGCCAGTCTGCATCTTCCACGGCACCAAAGACCGCACCGCGAACGTCCGCCAAAGCGTAGAACTCTACGAAAAACTCCGCGCCTGCGGCAAAGAGGCGCGCCTGTACCTGATAGCCGGAGCCGGCCACTGCGGCCCGGAATTCTGGACGCCGGAAGTATGCGCCCTCGCGTGGGACTTCATGCAGGACTGCCTGAAAAAATCAGCCGCGCAGGACTGGCGGGAAAGCCGGTGA